ttaaataataaataacaatttattaattactgaATAGTATTACAGTAGACAACTGAGAATGaaatatactttaatataaGGAAATGTGGAACctagaaattaaattaactctaaaaattaatatttcatttaactccttgaatttattaattgatgttACTTTATTTCCTGCATATTCAATGTTATTACTCCATTTTACATGTGTATCGAGCgcgaacattttattttttctgtcaatttaatatttactgacTTATTAAGAAATTGTTGTATTAAATTGTACTAAAGAATGAATTATCAAGCATAAAGCacgaaattttttcaaaattaaaatcttaatcAAGTCAATCTCAGCTTTTCTTAAGATCTTCCCAGAAGATACTCAATGGCAAAACACGTTATTTTTCCAAAAGAGtggagtttaaaaaaatcaatataaagaataaaaaagtgTACATACCTTGTGTTAAAATCGACAATCTTATTATTAGGCTGCACAAACTCGTTGTATACGGGTCTGCCTTTAATATCCACCATTGTCACTTTGACCACTTCCAATCCGGTTACGGTATAGGACATTTCGCAATCCAAACTGTAGACTCCATAGTTGTCGTCAGCCTTCTTAAATTTCGGTGGTTCTGTTTCGATGTACGAAGAGTTTACTGAAATAAATGACATCAATAATCAATAAACAATATGGATTGGGTGTTGGTTTAAAAACAGTTTGCGCAAACTAAGATTTGCTTGAATAAAATGTCAAGTTATAAAAAGTTTTCATGCATGCATTTTGTggatatttagaattaaaagctCTTATAAACCCATAAAAATCAGTGGAGAATGAAGGAAATTATCACCAGTTGTCATGTATTAGAAacagattttccaaaattattctTTACTCTAAAATTGCAACTTTTCTGGGTGTGTTGGCCATTAAAAACTTTTTCCTAtgagataaatttaataaaaatgggtccaaaattaaggaaattatggCGGATTTTTACTCAAGCACTAACAGTGACTAGGACCCAAAATTATCCTTTTCTGATTCGCGACAGAGTTTTGCGAGCGCAGAGCgtaaaaattggtgaaaaattaaataagttatcttaagatttattttcaaacgttttttttttcaaatttttctacTCTGAAACtatcagtattaaaaaaaattgattgattaTGTTACACAAGCCACTTCACATAAGTAAATcccttgaaaaaattttcacaaGCCAATACTCTTGGTTTCAATAAAATAGAATGAGAAAACAAGTGATTTCAGGTGTCTATTAGCTTGCACATGCCCAAATTTATCTGtactcaaaaattattgatagtTTTGTGTTGTCCTGTCATTGAATTGGATAggatttgtaaaatttttaaaggtgaataaaaaaataaaaaaaaatccctggAAATCTATAAGAAATAAGGAAATAAAAGCAGAAAAGTAAAAAACCAGTAATAAATCGTTACAAAAAGTGTACACAAACCAATACGACTtgacaatacaatacaatacgaCAAACCATTCGActtgaataacaaaaaaaagacgATTTCCAAACTTACCAAGTGGTTCTTTCGGACCAGCCCAGACGTGTAACGGAGCACTCTCGCATCCAGTTGTCCCGTTGGGTTTCTTGCAGCAGCTGTGCACCATCGGTCCGTAGGCCCCATTAACAGTCTCGATTTTCCCGGGATGGTAAAAGCACGTGTCTATTGTAATGTAGACCTTGGACGTAGTTCTGAAAAAGCTGCCGCATCTTACGCAAACGTGCGTACGTGCATCCTTCCATTTAGTGGTACCCGGGGCCAATTTTGGAGGCGCAGCGGAAGTAGACTCTTCGGAACCTGAAGCAGAGTATTGGTGTTATCGTCAAGTGTACTGTCTCACTTCGATTCATACATTTCAGTAGAGgaattagaaaaatcataaatgTCTAGGCTATGCCTCACATAGTACAAAGAAAATAGATTCTTGCTAAGGGCAACTATATGAAAGAGTTGATACTTACCATCGCTTATGCTACTGGTGTCTTCCTCGCTGCTGCTGCTTGTGCCGCCGTTTCCACTATCACCACTTTCATTTTTGGGGACAAATTCAACGGCGTGCACGTCTAGTCtgtgatttttgtaataatGGTGATGATGATGAAATTCGGTTTCCCTACGTGTAGCATGTACTTCCGGGCGCAGAGGATATCCTAAAAGAAATAAGACCTCCCAGTAAGTATTGTCGCCGATGAAGATATTGATACATGATCTTTATGAATAAGAAAAGGATCAAGACACTTACCTAAAGTGGCCATAGCCTCGATGCTTAGGGTATACTTCTCCTTAAGGATTCGAACGAATGTCCCCTCAGACACATTCATTCGTTGCAATTCGTCGAGGGGTTCCCACACGATTTGCTCAACGCCCTTCTTTACGGTTTGGCGCGCACTATTTGGCACTgacttttcttttttagtttttttgctgGTTTTTTGCGTTTCCGGTTCCTGAGCAGGTTCTTTCGGTTTCGGGGAGGAATTTCCTTCCCGTTTCCGATTCTTTCTCTGTCTCCTGCTCAGGCCCTTTTCCATAACCGGACTTGAACTGGGGGCGGGACTACTTTTACCGCTGCTCTCCGAAGAGTTGGAAAGATCACCGCAGGACGTTGCCGTAATGAATCGTGCTTCCGAGTCTGGATCTTCTgagaaagaagaaaaatggtTGATAGCAGATGATCATCAGGtcaatgttaataatatttaaaacgttaattttatttagttagtAGGAAATTTATAGTTTAATGAGTTTATTGGATTAAATCcgaaataagatatttttttttctttatttattctaaatttgaaattaatccGAAAGAGCATGCTTGGCAACGTATCGAATAAAATGTCATCCACGGTTGCGACGTTCGGTTTTTTTGCCCAGTTTTAAAATGAGCGACCCACCTGGCAACAGCGCTATTACTGGAAAGGGCGAGCCGATTCAATTTTCATAGATATTTCACatagcgattttttttttaattatatctttttattttaaaagtatataagCAATTTCTTCAAacgaaaaaattcaaaaaacctTGATTTTAACCCATTTTTCATCCCTCAATCTAACAAATATCCggataaaaagcaaaattttaccTGCTGCTCCCAAATTTTTACGATTTTTCCTACTCGACTTCATGAGACtcgaaattttgaattttcccAAAAAGTCAGAAAATCGCTTTGACTTTGTTCAGTTTTTGACGTTTATCGGAAAAGAATATCCATCAACTGACAAGGCGATACTGCAACTGAAGGCAAGCTGGACAATTGGTACACGACCTTTCGTTCTTGTTGATCATTACCATGGCGACGAATATtaaacggtttttgagaaatgaCAAAAATGATGACAAGCAAGCGAAAGCGGGAATGAAGGATTATagtaatgcatttttttaaattttgacatttgttAAACGTATATCCCTACGAcagtttgaaataattttgtggGCATTTTGAAACTGGAACCAGTCAATTTTTGGCATTTGTAGAAACCCTGCACGATATGACTAAAACGTTTTAACGCATTTTTTTACGCAAAACACAGTAGATAAATATCAAGTGTTACACATTTAACATAGTtatttggaaaagaaaattatgtttaacgCGAACTCTTAAGTTAATCAGAATAACCCAAAGCCGACATGGCTATAATGTTTTAAGGCGTTTTTTACGCATCTGTCAAAACACAGTAGATAAATTAGTGACATTTAGCATAattattgtacaaaaaaaattacgtttaacgCAATCTCTTGAGTTAATGAAAACAATCTAAGGCTATTTAGAATATGAAACcctttttaatcttttaatgttattcagtttttttaatgtttctcagcatatattgttaatttatttaattaaatgcaaataattcCTTATATTAATCtgtaatttagttattttttgacatttcacCCTGGGGTTGTTACAATGACAGACAGCACCATCTCTCAAGAGAATCAAAATAATCTCGTGGCcattttgaatataaaactAGATAATTTTTGACAGTTATCATGTAATTTTAATGCAACGATTTCGTTTTTcagatttttgatatttttaaacttatatcccAACTACAATTTGAAATAACTTCGtgagcattttaaaaataaaaccagtGTGTTTTTAgcatttgtataaaaaaaccTACACGGTATGGCTATGTTTTAAGGCATTCTTTTACGCAACAGCTGTCAAAGAGATAATGGGTGACATTTAgcataattattttgaaaaaaatacgtttaacgCCCTCTCTTGAGTTAATCAAAATAATCTCTAAGCCATTTTGTACACGAAACCAGTCAATTTTTGACATTAATAACTTGGatttgcctttttaaaatattcttttgaacTTAATGCAAGTTATTCCGTACAATAATCTCtactttagtttttaattattttttgacatttcacCCTATGGCAGTGACAATAACAGCGCCATCTGAATATTTGAATATGAaaccagataattttttaacagtCATGTAATTGTATTATGCAGGTATCGTTTTCCATATTTTTGACAAATGTCAAGTGTGCGACAGTGATATTGATAGTTcagtatcatttttttaaagaaatcttgtGGTCACGTCTTCATTTTTTCGTTTTGACTTTAATGATTTAATCAAAATTCGTTGCTAGGAGTTCCTAAATAAATATgtcataatttctttattagtttCTTAAAATTCGACATATGACAACTGTTAATATATTAAGTGTGACTGTGACAATTCCAATCCATCTTTTGAAACAACCAGTCAATTTTTTATCTCAAGAAACCTTTAATATATACTGATAATTTTATGTAAGTAACcttgcaataataaatattcccaCAAATATAAAAGGCTAAAACGCAATTAAGCGCctataaattgattaaattaaaaactatttacaatAACAAAACTTTTCAATACaggtagttaaaatattttcctccTAATCGTGATTTTTTATGTCACGATAGACGCATTAAGTCGCATGTTTATAGCAAATTTTTCTCGTGAGtaataattggaaaatttcGTCGTAAAATGCTGCATCAACTATAAGAATGACACAGACAACGAACCGGAAATCACAGCCATTAAGTCAGTTCATTGACTAACCGGAAGCAAAACTGATTTATGCATGGTTTCGTGTGCTTGGGGagtaaattacataaaatatgcGATTCAGAGTTGCCAGAATAGTTTTAGGTTGAAACTAAATGGTACAATTCCGCAAAACTGCAGCAACTACCCCTATAAGAATGACAGAGATAATCAACCGGAATGAGAGCCATTAAGTTAGTTCATTTAATAATCTGAACCAAAACTCATTAATGTACGATTTCGTGTGATTGTAGGGGCTTAATTACAAACTCCATCCGGAGTTGCCAgaataattttaggttaggcTAATACTACATACCAAACTGAAACAGGTAtaaattgaaacttttttaacatcaagcagacctttaaatctttaaaagaaaactcACCATCTAAAATTAAGTCAATCATGACCACAAAAATGTGCACTTATTTaacacgaaaaaaaaaactatgtcaGGCGTTTTGACCATTCAGTGTCACACTGaactcaaaatataaacaaacctAGTATGAAATGCGTAAATTCACGTTACTTATCTCGCACTGGTTTCTCCATACATCGATATGCAACGACTATCGCACAAAACGATAATCGTTAAAcagtttataaacaaataatcattttttttatatttataacgtGTATAAATCGCGTGTATAGTATATGGCATTGTTTTGACGCCTATAGGAGGTTATTGTCTTCAGATAAAGGTTGGTTGTAGGTTACGATGCGTTTGAAAGAATGAGAACATGTTTCTATAAAGGATTTGAATTTAGGTCCTAGAGATCAAGATTTTGAAGACTTCAGTCGTCCCCTAGAAAACTTTTGAAGAAATTCGATCTGGGTACATAAAATGACACTCCAAATGAAGATTTTAATTTGAGGCCAggacagaaaaattttaaatagttctgACGGTTTAAAAGCAACCCAGGAAAGCCCTAAAAATGAACTTTGGGAAGAACATTTTTTCGGTAGGTAGGTACATTACCAAAAATATTGGTTCTTACAGATATAGATATTACAATTGTAAGAtgaattttgagaaaatcagAAGGAAGAATCAATTGGGAATTATCGTTTTGGCTCGAGAGTAAGATTTTAGTTTAGGCTCTTGGCAGTGACATTTCGGGGAGAGACAATTTCAACTTGtggggtaaaaaattgaattttcgaAAGGATATTTGAATTTGACACTATGGAGTACAAAAGTCTGGATATATTTTAccctaaaaaataatgattgaACAACTGGGTAGAAAACTTGCATCACACTTCTTTGCAATTAGGATAATCTCCAATGATTTTGACTAAACAGGcatattttgcattaattaaATCCCATTTATGGTATGGCATATGTTTTTGGGCTTCTTGTTCTAAACACTCGATGCATACATTATTTGTGTTGCAAAAAAGGCAAATTAGGTACATGAATAAAGCCAAAGCTACAGATTCATGTAAGACTCTCTTTGTGGcagataaaattttaacatttccCTGTCCCATTATACTTGAAACAGTATCTTTAATACACGAGAAATGTGGTAGCCGTTTGAGTCAGGATTTGTCTTTTTACTCGACAAAGCAGACACTAGGGTGCCATTGCCCATTCCTAGATCGACCCTGGTTCATGATTGTTGCGTATAATAGTCGTCAAGTTTTTAACCATTTGCCTATCAGAATAAGACAGATTTCTCAGGCTTGTGGATTTAAAAAGGAAGTCAGAAAATTACCCTATTATGATATTATATagtttgattgattttttttagctttagaTTTTATCAgcactttattttgttttatttttatttgtttgtatatttcatatatttttttggttaaccGGCTTTGTTCATAACAACAAATGTTtagaacaataaagcatattttgaaaaacagtgtATTTAAAAATGAGGCCAAAATCGACTTGTAGCCTAGAAAAGAATACAGTTTTAGTTTTCCCTATAGAGAACAAGATTTTTCGAAGATATTAATTTGTTCTGAATAAACCTAGGGACACTCTAAATTACTAAATGTACATTATTATCACATTCCACCGGAAAAAGTCAACAATTAAGTACTTAATTTAACCGAACATGGTTTCTGGAAGGTTATTGACTGCGCCACTTTAGCtccaaaacaaacaaaaacttgACCCCATAAGCGATCAATTAAACGAAATCATTTTCAGACGTGAATACCGCAAAAAGTCGAAAAACACTCGAGATCAATTATAAATAAGTCCAACAAAATgtcgaattttgaaaaattatgttgCAATGTTACCACGTAAAGCGATTAATTTCACTTCAGCATATGATTATAATTAagcagtttaataaaaaatgtagtagACTTACCATAGTAGAAAACACGAGACATTCCATTATAGGAATCGACTGCATACATGAAAGATTGTAAAAACACACAATTCGGATCGCCACAATTACAAGGAAATTGAATTACCGGAGTTGGATAaaccataatataaaaataatcaataggATGAGCGTATGAACACATTTTGGAAATGTGCCATAGGACGTAAAGAAGAAAACTAATTCGATTATAGGTGGTACCAGTGATTTAAATACTCATCAGATCCAACCCTCAGGTACGGGGATTTAATTGGGCAAGTACCTGATCAACTCAATAAACAGTATTTTATTGAAAGGGTTTAACTGACCATCATAAAAAGATTTAGTCTGGTCGTTCTAATGAGGCAAATTTATGTAAATTCGGATTTGTAGATAATGTGactgtaaaaaatagaatttaatcGCTTTTTTCTGCAAAACCCTCTCCTTTCAAGAACCTTTTAAATTAGTTTACAATCTAATTGTGTCTTTCTAAACTgaaattttgtgcaaaaaaaacCAGAATATGTCTgattcataaataaattttacatttgcaAGGTTGTCACctatttttgccaatttttgaagattttttagaaaaataatttttattaattaaatttttacggGGTATTTTGCCACTGTTTTGAGAAaataatggaatattttttcaagttaccatgtttatttaagaattaaataaataattatttacatatCTAGGTTAAGTTCTCTATAAAATATGGAGCTCAAACgtataataagtaaatttatagaaaaacagGTACATTTCTGCGTCAACTATTAAATGCAATACAACGttgttttttttactacaaaCTACATCCTAATATCCCTTTTCTATAATTtcgtttcatttattaaaagctCGATGGAAGATGTAAACTAAAAAAACCTGTATTAATAGGTGtcctatttatttaaactttcctAACATAACTAAAGTTCCAATAAAACATATAGAATCTTATACTAATTAATTGTAAGTATATAAATGAACAATTTCTTTTTACCAATtcttatttatcatattttaaatgaaattctgTGAAATTAACAGAATACGTCTAGGATAAATTAATGAATTGATTTGCAACGTTGTCacgtgatttttgccattttatgaaaatttaaaaaaattctaattaatcTTTGAACAGCTGGTTAAGGTTATCTGAATTTCATAAAATCTGTAGACTAAATAtagatttcaaaaaattacaaattgcattgggtttttttttttaattatcattcGTTAAATCAATggaatattttagatattttttccaaaatcgtTAAAAACGCATGATGCCTTTTTAATAgaatgttttaaaatgtttaaaaaaatgtgttaaatgaatgtttaaaaaaatttatttaccttaaatcaattatttgagtataaaataatgaataaacaGTGATTAATTTCAGTTTTCGTatccattaattaatttattctcgttaaaaattattagcttctcattttgctatttttttagcttttttaccataacctaaaaatctaataataattaacatttgTCACCTGTCAAGTGTCTTAATGGAGGTCGAGATAATTAGATAATTGCTATATCTTTCCACATGCATTGCATTACTTCcgttttagtcatttttttaaattaattacactCCCCCTGCCTTAAGCATTCatggaaaaaaagaaagaaataccCTAATTtgtagtttaattaaaaaatcgtcaaaaaagttttcatttcaaattttaaaaaaaaatgtttcattcAAGCATTTTAATGGAAGCACGCGGTTTAACTGGAAACATAAATTCATAACGCCCTTAATGATTAAAGGCAACGTTCTTTCTCAGTTTCCTATATTAATTTTCTATCTAAATTAATGGACTTTTCCCGTTATTTTTCCATTAACATTAATATGCATgggaaaaatgtaaaatgtaacttttttgttatgaaaaaaCACGAATAAGAATGAAAAATAATGAGGTATTTATGTACATAAATATAGTGAATATAGATCATAGAACGGAATATTTTCTATAGACTTTTTTATTCAGCGTGGTATGGCGATATGTTTATGATATTAACCAAAACCAATTAATTGAGTACTAAgttgaatatttcaaaaatctagtGTAAATTGCAGAAAAGATATACAGTTTGGCAACGTCATATTGTTTAGTTTaggtttgtttaaatttatgtaattttacagGTAAAAGGATGATTGAAAAATAACAAGTTATTGAATTCTTCTAAGACGGTTCATATTAGTTTCCAATAAACCctgattctatttttttaagagagCAAATTAGACATGAGATCACTTTATATATCaaactaaacattttaatatagaCATGGTATTCGTTACATtaactcataaaaaaattttctatatggAGAAATAGTTAAAGTTTTGTATACGCTTGTGTGTGAGCATAAATAACAGTTttacagtaaaataaatattaaattaaaataactcgaccttaaaaataattaattacctttaatgagaaataaacaatttttacgATTTTACATGATCTAATACCAGATATACATAAGCATTACATCTGTATAGGTCGGTATACTCGTATAGTAAATAAACACATTTATATCCTTGCGTGCGTTAAGTGATCCTAAATGTCAATAATGATGGTCTAAAATTGCACCGTAAAAATGCCATAATCATTTGGTAGGAAATTTTACAAGCTAAAAGGTCTGTAAATACGaggataaatatatttttggtttttccaCTTAACAGGGCTCAAAATGAATAGTTTTCACTTTAAACTACAAACTTTGAAGACTAACAAACAGTACTTTCATTTTCCGTCGTACAATAAAATACACAGAACAAcaaatatgcaataaaaaaatgcatttgtttactgttcagttttttttagtttatatatatattttttaaatatagttcattttggaaattaagaaaaaaaaatgttaataaaa
The genomic region above belongs to Anthonomus grandis grandis chromosome 6, icAntGran1.3, whole genome shotgun sequence and contains:
- the LOC126737529 gene encoding putative exonuclease GOR isoform X5; this encodes MKSSRKNRKNLGAADPDSEARFITATSCGDLSNSSESSGKSSPAPSSSPVMEKGLSRRQRKNRKREGNSSPKPKEPAQEPETQKTSKKTKKEKSVPNSARQTVKKGVEQIVWEPLDELQRMNVSEGTFVRILKEKYTLSIEAMATLGYPLRPEVHATRRETEFHHHHHYYKNHRLDVHAVEFVPKNESGDSGNGGTSSSSEEDTSSISDGSEESTSAAPPKLAPGTTKWKDARTHVCVRCGSFFRTTSKVYITIDTCFYHPGKIETVNGAYGPMVHSCCKKPNGTTGCESAPLHVWAGPKEPLVNSSYIETEPPKFKKADDNYGVYSLDCEMSYTVTGLEVVKVTMVDIKGRPVYNEFVQPNNKIVDFNTRYSGITAEDFVRYSPKPLAQVQRELLKFITSETVLIGHGLENDLKGLKIIHRTIVDTAFTFPHYKGLPFKRSLRSLAQYCLNKKIQCSSSGHDSYEDARTCIELILRRLRGDFQLGSFG
- the LOC126737529 gene encoding putative exonuclease GOR isoform X4, which gives rise to MKSSRKNRKNLGAAEDPDSEARFITATSCGDLSNSSESSGKSSPAPSSSPVMEKGLSRRQRKNRKREGNSSPKPKEPAQEPETQKTSKKTKKEKSVPNSARQTVKKGVEQIVWEPLDELQRMNVSEGTFVRILKEKYTLSIEAMATLGYPLRPEVHATRRETEFHHHHHYYKNHRLDVHAVEFVPKNESGDSGNGGTSSSSEEDTSSISDGSEESTSAAPPKLAPGTTKWKDARTHVCVRCGSFFRTTSKVYITIDTCFYHPGKIETVNGAYGPMVHSCCKKPNGTTGCESAPLHVWAGPKEPLVNSSYIETEPPKFKKADDNYGVYSLDCEMSYTVTGLEVVKVTMVDIKGRPVYNEFVQPNNKIVDFNTRYSGITAEDFVRYSPKPLAQVQRELLKFITSETVLIGHGLENDLKGLKIIHRTIVDTAFTFPHYKGLPFKRSLRSLAQYCLNKKIQCSSSGHDSYEDARTCIELILRRLRGDFQLGSFG
- the LOC126737529 gene encoding putative RNA exonuclease pqe-1 isoform X3 — translated: MRTARTNEKEFRHPWLLTTFKGHAGIVLDMDFSPNGKYLVSCGDEDPDSEARFITATSCGDLSNSSESSGKSSPAPSSSPVMEKGLSRRQRKNRKREGNSSPKPKEPAQEPETQKTSKKTKKEKSVPNSARQTVKKGVEQIVWEPLDELQRMNVSEGTFVRILKEKYTLSIEAMATLGYPLRPEVHATRRETEFHHHHHYYKNHRLDVHAVEFVPKNESGDSGNGGTSSSSEEDTSSISDGSEESTSAAPPKLAPGTTKWKDARTHVCVRCGSFFRTTSKVYITIDTCFYHPGKIETVNGAYGPMVHSCCKKPNGTTGCESAPLHVWAGPKEPLVNSSYIETEPPKFKKADDNYGVYSLDCEMSYTVTGLEVVKVTMVDIKGRPVYNEFVQPNNKIVDFNTRYSGITAEDFVRYSPKPLAQVQRELLKFITSETVLIGHGLENDLKGLKIIHRTIVDTAFTFPHYKGLPFKRSLRSLAQYCLNKKIQCSSSGHDSYEDARTCIELILRRLRGDFQLGSFG
- the LOC126737529 gene encoding uncharacterized protein LOC126737529 isoform X2; translation: MISTVESGENAAVFAVVLLTVFVGLCVILFVKWIRQEQNQQGNTKNEKSEKSKGSSTDASGKHGKKEQANAVKASSKKRLTDRMRTARTNEKEFRHPWLLTTFKGHAGIVLDMDFSPNGKYLVSCGDDPDSEARFITATSCGDLSNSSESSGKSSPAPSSSPVMEKGLSRRQRKNRKREGNSSPKPKEPAQEPETQKTSKKTKKEKSVPNSARQTVKKGVEQIVWEPLDELQRMNVSEGTFVRILKEKYTLSIEAMATLGYPLRPEVHATRRETEFHHHHHYYKNHRLDVHAVEFVPKNESGDSGNGGTSSSSEEDTSSISDGSEESTSAAPPKLAPGTTKWKDARTHVCVRCGSFFRTTSKVYITIDTCFYHPGKIETVNGAYGPMVHSCCKKPNGTTGCESAPLHVWAGPKEPLVNSSYIETEPPKFKKADDNYGVYSLDCEMSYTVTGLEVVKVTMVDIKGRPVYNEFVQPNNKIVDFNTRYSGITAEDFVRYSPKPLAQVQRELLKFITSETVLIGHGLENDLKGLKIIHRTIVDTAFTFPHYKGLPFKRSLRSLAQYCLNKKIQCSSSGHDSYEDARTCIELILRRLRGDFQLGSFG
- the LOC126737529 gene encoding uncharacterized protein LOC126737529 isoform X1 yields the protein MISTVESGENAAVFAVVLLTVFVGLCVILFVKWIRQEQNQQGNTKNEKSEKSKGSSTDASGKHGKKEQANAVKASSKKRLTDRMRTARTNEKEFRHPWLLTTFKGHAGIVLDMDFSPNGKYLVSCGDEDPDSEARFITATSCGDLSNSSESSGKSSPAPSSSPVMEKGLSRRQRKNRKREGNSSPKPKEPAQEPETQKTSKKTKKEKSVPNSARQTVKKGVEQIVWEPLDELQRMNVSEGTFVRILKEKYTLSIEAMATLGYPLRPEVHATRRETEFHHHHHYYKNHRLDVHAVEFVPKNESGDSGNGGTSSSSEEDTSSISDGSEESTSAAPPKLAPGTTKWKDARTHVCVRCGSFFRTTSKVYITIDTCFYHPGKIETVNGAYGPMVHSCCKKPNGTTGCESAPLHVWAGPKEPLVNSSYIETEPPKFKKADDNYGVYSLDCEMSYTVTGLEVVKVTMVDIKGRPVYNEFVQPNNKIVDFNTRYSGITAEDFVRYSPKPLAQVQRELLKFITSETVLIGHGLENDLKGLKIIHRTIVDTAFTFPHYKGLPFKRSLRSLAQYCLNKKIQCSSSGHDSYEDARTCIELILRRLRGDFQLGSFG
- the LOC126737529 gene encoding putative exonuclease GOR isoform X6, translated to MIDLILDEDPDSEARFITATSCGDLSNSSESSGKSSPAPSSSPVMEKGLSRRQRKNRKREGNSSPKPKEPAQEPETQKTSKKTKKEKSVPNSARQTVKKGVEQIVWEPLDELQRMNVSEGTFVRILKEKYTLSIEAMATLGYPLRPEVHATRRETEFHHHHHYYKNHRLDVHAVEFVPKNESGDSGNGGTSSSSEEDTSSISDGSEESTSAAPPKLAPGTTKWKDARTHVCVRCGSFFRTTSKVYITIDTCFYHPGKIETVNGAYGPMVHSCCKKPNGTTGCESAPLHVWAGPKEPLVNSSYIETEPPKFKKADDNYGVYSLDCEMSYTVTGLEVVKVTMVDIKGRPVYNEFVQPNNKIVDFNTRYSGITAEDFVRYSPKPLAQVQRELLKFITSETVLIGHGLENDLKGLKIIHRTIVDTAFTFPHYKGLPFKRSLRSLAQYCLNKKIQCSSSGHDSYEDARTCIELILRRLRGDFQLGSFG